A genomic region of Bacillus solimangrovi contains the following coding sequences:
- a CDS encoding GspE/PulE family protein, with protein MQTRKRLGDLLIGANIISEEQLQQALQEKSEGQKLGDVLLQMGFITEQQLVEVLEFQLGIPHVSLYRYPFDPNLTNLVPKSFAKRNLIVPLKKEGEKLYVAMADPMDFYSIDDLRLSTGFQIETAIATKDDILRAITKYYEIDESMKEIMSTYDKTEEGEVEEEGITEDDSPVVKLVNQILQNASQQRASDIHIDPQETQVLIRYRVDGVLKTERILPKHLQNVLTARIKIMANLDITEARIPQDGRIKIHVDFHHVDIRVSTLPTVYGEKIVLRLLDLGSALNDVKKIGFNQLNYKRFLNLIERPTGIVLITGPTGSGKSSTLYAALNYLNTEEVNIITVEDPVEYQLEGINQVHVNTTIGMTFAKGLRAILRQDPNIIMVGEIRDQETAEIAIRASLTGHLVLSTIHTNDSISTLTRLIDMGIEPFLVASSLTGVISQRLVRKVCIDCKAEVPPSKSENEIFRKRGITIERIVRGKGCGTCNMTGYKGRLAIHELLAIDDKMKRMIMNHESVSNIREYATKNRMIFLIDDGLLKVKQGLTTTEEILRVAIDE; from the coding sequence ATGCAAACACGTAAGCGATTAGGAGACTTATTAATAGGTGCAAATATTATTTCCGAAGAGCAATTACAACAGGCATTACAAGAAAAGAGTGAAGGACAAAAGCTCGGTGACGTTTTGTTACAAATGGGTTTTATTACCGAACAACAATTAGTGGAAGTATTGGAGTTTCAATTAGGCATTCCGCATGTTAGCCTTTATCGTTATCCTTTCGATCCGAACTTAACAAATCTTGTTCCGAAAAGCTTTGCTAAGCGAAATTTGATTGTACCTTTGAAAAAAGAAGGAGAAAAATTATATGTAGCAATGGCTGATCCGATGGATTTTTATTCCATTGATGATTTACGTCTTTCAACAGGCTTCCAGATTGAAACAGCTATTGCAACGAAGGATGATATTTTAAGAGCCATTACTAAGTATTATGAAATTGATGAATCGATGAAAGAAATCATGTCGACATATGACAAAACTGAAGAAGGAGAAGTAGAAGAGGAAGGGATAACAGAAGATGATTCCCCTGTTGTAAAACTTGTTAATCAAATATTGCAAAACGCTTCACAGCAACGTGCAAGTGATATTCATATTGACCCACAAGAAACGCAGGTATTAATACGGTATCGAGTTGATGGTGTATTAAAGACAGAACGAATTTTACCAAAACACTTACAAAATGTTCTAACAGCACGTATTAAAATTATGGCTAATTTAGACATAACTGAGGCAAGAATTCCACAAGATGGACGCATTAAGATTCATGTTGACTTTCACCATGTTGACATACGTGTATCGACATTGCCAACAGTGTATGGAGAAAAAATCGTTTTACGTTTATTAGATTTAGGTAGTGCATTGAATGACGTAAAAAAGATAGGGTTCAATCAATTAAATTATAAACGGTTCTTAAATTTAATTGAACGTCCGACAGGGATTGTCTTAATCACAGGGCCGACTGGATCTGGTAAGTCTTCAACGTTGTATGCAGCATTGAATTATTTGAATACTGAAGAAGTGAACATTATTACGGTAGAAGATCCTGTTGAGTATCAGTTAGAAGGGATAAATCAAGTACATGTAAATACAACTATTGGAATGACCTTTGCGAAAGGCTTGCGTGCGATCTTACGTCAAGATCCAAACATCATAATGGTTGGGGAAATTCGTGATCAAGAAACAGCAGAAATTGCAATTCGTGCCTCATTAACAGGTCACTTAGTACTGAGCACGATTCATACGAATGATTCAATAAGTACACTAACTAGGTTAATAGATATGGGAATTGAGCCATTTCTCGTAGCAAGTTCACTAACAGGTGTCATCTCACAACGACTTGTGCGGAAAGTTTGTATTGATTGTAAAGCCGAAGTTCCTCCGTCCAAAAGTGAAAATGAAATTTTTCGAAAACGTGGAATAACAATTGAACGGATCGTTCGTGGTAAGGGGTGTGGAACATGTAACATGACAGGGTATAAAGGACGTCTTGCGATCCATGAGTTGCTTGCAATAGATGATAAGATGAAACGAATGATCATGAATCATGAATCTGTTTCAAATATTAGGGAATATGCAACGAAAAACCGTATGATTTTCCTAATTGATGATGGCTTATTAAAAGTTAAACAAGGGTTAACAACGACAGAAGAAATATTGCGTGTAGCAATTGATGAGTAG
- a CDS encoding type IV pilus twitching motility protein PilT, which produces MGLEKKIDHILTAAFQLGASDIHLTVGVPPILRINGDLKRYGKDIMKPDDTESMAKSIIPDHLWSSFEEKGELDFSYGIPRVSRFRVNTYKQRSCICLAIRIVPTTIPSIEDLKLPETLQKISTKPQGLVLVTGPTGSGKSTTLAAMIDYLNRNKKKHIITLEDPIEYLHKHGNCIIDQREVGFDTLNFSSGLRAAMRQDPDVILVGEMRDLETISTAITAAETGHLVFGTLHTSSAPSTIDRIIDVFPPNQQGQVRVQLASVLVAVISQRLFPTSDNQGRRATTEIMINNAAIGNLIRNEKVHQIVSIMQTSKASGMHTMEMSIKQLVHRGIISKENAAPFLQEYIQ; this is translated from the coding sequence ATGGGTTTGGAGAAGAAGATCGATCATATATTAACTGCAGCCTTTCAATTGGGAGCATCAGATATTCATTTAACAGTGGGAGTACCTCCTATCTTAAGAATAAACGGTGATTTAAAGCGTTATGGGAAAGACATTATGAAACCTGATGATACAGAATCAATGGCGAAATCAATAATTCCTGACCATCTATGGTCTTCATTTGAAGAAAAAGGAGAGTTGGACTTTTCTTATGGAATTCCACGAGTTTCCCGATTTCGTGTAAACACCTACAAGCAACGTTCATGTATCTGTTTGGCAATTCGTATTGTTCCTACAACGATTCCTTCAATAGAAGATTTGAAGCTTCCAGAAACTTTGCAGAAAATCTCAACTAAACCACAAGGGTTGGTTCTCGTTACAGGTCCAACAGGAAGTGGGAAATCAACTACGTTAGCAGCAATGATTGATTATTTAAATCGAAATAAGAAAAAGCACATTATTACGTTGGAGGACCCAATCGAGTATTTACATAAACACGGAAATTGCATTATTGATCAGCGTGAAGTAGGTTTTGATACCTTAAATTTTTCGAGTGGATTACGAGCAGCTATGCGCCAAGATCCAGATGTTATTCTCGTTGGTGAAATGCGTGATTTAGAGACGATATCAACTGCAATAACAGCAGCAGAAACAGGTCATTTAGTATTCGGAACGTTGCATACATCGAGCGCACCATCGACTATTGATCGCATAATAGATGTTTTCCCTCCAAATCAACAAGGTCAAGTGCGCGTACAATTAGCTTCTGTACTAGTCGCTGTCATTTCTCAACGGCTGTTTCCTACATCAGACAATCAAGGTCGTCGAGCGACGACAGAAATAATGATCAACAATGCCGCTATCGGTAACTTAATCCGTAATGAGAAAGTTCACCAAATTGTAAGTATCATGCAAACATCGAAGGCATCTGGCATGCATACGATGGAAATGTCAATCAAACAACTTGTTCATCGAGGAATTATATCGAAAGAAAATGCTGCACCATTTCTGCAGGAGTATATACAGTAG
- a CDS encoding type II secretion system F family protein translates to MAHFTYEGRQKTGKRVNGKISSSSKHAAMLTLRDKGIKISKIEELPQTIWNKDLTIGNPVKLQDFVIFLRQFSTLLQAGVSVVETVHVLGGQTSSKALASALHVVEEDLRGGISLSEASSKHKKVFPSIYVNMVRAGEIGGNLDETLERLAVHFEKQNHTMQKIKSALAYPIVVGILAIGVIIFLLTSVVPTFAEMFADFGGELPAITQFVLGASEWMQRFWWLILLLVVLLVVSIMVIRKNKDSKYFLDYAILKTPIFGKILQKAMIARMTRTLSSLFSSSVPVLQAISIVEKVVENEVLVRVLKNARDSLESGESLTTPMQKHWVFPPLVTQMIAIGEKTGALDAMLAKVADFYETEVDNATESLKSLIEPLMIVLLAGIVGVIVLAIMVPMFEIFNQIN, encoded by the coding sequence ATGGCACATTTCACATATGAGGGCAGGCAAAAAACAGGTAAACGTGTTAATGGGAAAATATCAAGCTCCTCTAAGCATGCAGCAATGTTAACACTGAGAGATAAAGGAATCAAAATATCAAAAATTGAAGAGCTTCCACAAACAATTTGGAACAAAGATTTGACGATAGGTAATCCAGTTAAATTACAAGATTTTGTTATATTTCTACGCCAATTCTCGACGTTATTACAAGCTGGTGTTTCAGTAGTAGAAACAGTACATGTATTGGGAGGCCAAACGAGTAGTAAAGCACTTGCTTCCGCATTACATGTCGTTGAAGAGGACTTGAGAGGAGGGATTTCACTTTCAGAAGCATCTAGTAAACATAAAAAGGTTTTCCCATCAATTTATGTGAACATGGTCAGAGCTGGAGAAATTGGCGGTAATCTTGATGAAACGTTAGAACGTCTAGCAGTTCATTTTGAAAAACAAAACCATACAATGCAGAAAATTAAATCTGCATTAGCCTATCCAATTGTCGTTGGCATTCTCGCAATTGGCGTTATTATATTTTTGCTTACGAGTGTTGTTCCTACCTTTGCAGAAATGTTCGCAGACTTTGGCGGTGAGTTACCTGCCATTACTCAGTTTGTATTAGGTGCAAGTGAATGGATGCAACGGTTTTGGTGGCTAATTTTATTGTTAGTTGTGTTATTAGTCGTTTCAATAATGGTAATTAGAAAAAATAAGGATAGTAAATATTTTCTCGACTATGCAATCTTGAAAACTCCGATATTCGGAAAAATCTTGCAAAAAGCAATGATTGCACGGATGACTCGTACGTTAAGTTCACTATTTTCAAGCTCGGTACCCGTATTACAAGCGATATCAATTGTAGAAAAGGTTGTTGAGAATGAGGTGTTGGTACGAGTATTAAAAAATGCGAGAGATTCGTTAGAAAGTGGTGAATCGTTAACGACTCCGATGCAAAAGCACTGGGTCTTCCCACCACTCGTTACACAAATGATTGCAATCGGTGAAAAAACGGGTGCATTAGATGCAATGCTTGCAAAAGTAGCAGACTTCTATGAGACAGAGGTTGATAATGCAACAGAATCTCTAAAATCATTAATTGAACCTCTTATGATCGTCCTACTTGCTGGCATTGTTGGGGTTATCGTATTAGCGATTATGGTTCCGATGTTTGAAATCTTTAACCAAATTAATTAG
- a CDS encoding type II secretion system protein: protein METYFRSQRGLTLVELLAVIVILGIMATIAVLSLRTVIENVSNEAIVAEAVNIIQATKLERSHQRDNAVPNGGWVHQNPNVNQRAIEDYIDNVNFTSYIVTFDSTNGVYEILGHPAEGIVNDSKDSNGKPTIQSIEESVLLQFME, encoded by the coding sequence TTGGAAACGTATTTTCGAAGTCAGAGAGGATTGACGCTTGTCGAGTTATTAGCAGTTATTGTCATATTGGGGATTATGGCAACCATCGCTGTACTTAGTTTACGAACAGTGATTGAAAATGTAAGCAATGAAGCAATTGTAGCCGAGGCAGTAAACATTATTCAAGCCACTAAGTTGGAAAGGAGCCACCAGAGAGACAACGCAGTTCCAAATGGAGGTTGGGTACATCAAAATCCAAATGTAAATCAACGAGCAATAGAAGATTATATTGATAACGTGAATTTCACAAGTTACATTGTTACTTTTGATTCTACCAATGGTGTGTATGAGATTTTAGGTCACCCTGCTGAAGGTATTGTTAACGACAGTAAAGATAGTAATGGTAAGCCTACAATACAGTCAATTGAAGAATCAGTATTGCTACAGTTTATGGAATAA
- a CDS encoding pilus assembly FimT family protein — protein sequence MLKRFIRNEKGLTLVELLAVIVILGIIAAIAVPSIGGIIEKTKKDAQVAEAIQIINAAKLHASTRNVTTGDVVVDDSVLGEYLDNIDDPDYEVYIKFVTGTGMEYYIRNHKANSVVVGTNDPGEADENGDYTSETQLINY from the coding sequence ATGTTAAAACGATTCATTCGTAATGAAAAGGGATTAACACTTGTGGAGTTATTAGCGGTTATTGTAATTTTAGGGATTATAGCAGCGATTGCAGTGCCAAGCATAGGTGGGATCATTGAAAAAACAAAGAAAGATGCTCAAGTTGCTGAAGCTATACAAATTATAAATGCTGCTAAGTTACATGCTTCTACTAGAAATGTAACAACAGGAGATGTAGTAGTTGATGATTCTGTGCTTGGAGAATATTTAGACAATATTGATGATCCTGATTACGAGGTATATATTAAATTTGTTACTGGAACAGGTATGGAATATTATATTAGAAATCATAAAGCAAATAGCGTTGTTGTAGGTACTAATGACCCTGGTGAAGCGGATGAAAATGGTGATTATACTTCTGAAACACAATTAATTAACTATTAA
- a CDS encoding prepilin peptidase, whose protein sequence is MNLLLLILGITLGSFFNVVGLRVPMNQSIVTPRSACPSCKRTLTARELIPVISYIIQRGKCRNCSMKISPLYPLVEMATGVLFAVSPLLLGWSKELVIAWLLISLLMIIFVSDLTYMIIPDKVLICFAVIFLLLRVFWIPTIPWWSAFLGSLIGFGLLFIIAIVSKGGMGGGDIKLYGVLGLALGWELVLLSFFFATFIGAIGGIIGMGFGYVKKGKPMPFGPAIVVGTLVAYFYGWDFFKWYHSLFL, encoded by the coding sequence ATGAATTTATTATTATTAATTCTAGGTATTACCTTGGGATCTTTCTTCAACGTTGTCGGATTACGAGTGCCAATGAATCAATCAATTGTTACACCGAGGTCAGCATGTCCGAGCTGTAAGAGAACGCTTACAGCTCGGGAGTTGATTCCGGTTATTTCTTATATAATTCAACGCGGAAAATGTCGAAATTGTAGCATGAAGATTTCACCGCTGTATCCTTTAGTGGAAATGGCTACAGGTGTATTGTTTGCAGTATCACCGCTTTTGCTCGGATGGTCAAAGGAATTAGTGATTGCTTGGTTATTAATTTCATTATTAATGATTATTTTTGTATCTGATCTTACATATATGATTATTCCTGATAAAGTGTTGATTTGCTTTGCAGTAATATTTCTGTTATTACGAGTTTTTTGGATTCCAACAATACCGTGGTGGAGTGCATTTTTGGGCAGTTTAATAGGTTTTGGTCTTCTATTTATTATTGCAATAGTTAGTAAAGGTGGCATGGGGGGCGGAGACATCAAGCTTTACGGAGTACTTGGATTAGCTCTAGGGTGGGAGCTTGTATTATTGTCATTTTTCTTTGCTACTTTTATCGGTGCTATAGGCGGTATCATCGGCATGGGATTTGGTTATGTCAAGAAAGGAAAACCAATGCCATTTGGACCTGCGATAGTTGTCGGTACATTAGTTGCTTACTTCTATGGATGGGACTTTTTTAAATGGTATCATTCATTATTTTTATAA